A window of the Ruminococcaceae bacterium KH2T8 genome harbors these coding sequences:
- a CDS encoding deoxyuridine 5'-triphosphate nucleotidohydrolase, with protein sequence MTEIMIEKCREEAVLPKYANDGDAGMDLYSCADIIVRPGESVLVPTGLKMAIPYGYEVQIRPRSGISFKTPLRVPNTPGTIDCGYRDEVNVIIYNASIREDASEDAPFTLNDKGCKHGTYLIRKGDRIAQMVTAKVEYVSLNVVDSVAGIGTDRGGGFGSSGIRG encoded by the coding sequence ATGACTGAGATAATGATAGAAAAGTGCAGAGAAGAAGCAGTTCTTCCCAAGTATGCTAACGACGGCGATGCGGGCATGGATCTTTACAGCTGTGCAGATATCATCGTAAGACCCGGCGAAAGCGTTCTCGTACCTACGGGACTTAAGATGGCTATTCCTTACGGCTATGAAGTTCAGATCAGACCCAGGAGCGGTATCTCTTTTAAGACTCCTCTTCGCGTACCCAACACTCCCGGAACGATCGATTGCGGATACAGGGATGAGGTTAATGTCATTATCTATAATGCATCAATTAGAGAGGATGCTTCTGAAGACGCACCTTTTACATTGAACGATAAAGGCTGTAAGCACGGTACCTACCTCATCAGAAAGGGCGACAGGATCGCTCAGATGGTAACTGCCAAGGTTGAATATGTATCCTTAAATGTCGTTGATTCCGTAGCAGGTATCGGTACGGATCGAGGCGGCGGATTCGGTTCTTCTGGCATCAGAGGCTGA
- a CDS encoding Cell division protein ZapA, translating into MKKSNTSNMFQKYSDSSSRKRRLVKDEMPLMTTYEQRYKGPSMSRDLTEDKPKQTLDEKIEARKNLSRPKNDDMPKRVSVEIAGHNYLLGSTDDMSEARIRRIASTVNSILNQAKENNPYLTTSKVTTLALLDACDRLITLQDENSNMKTELMYLQQKLSLEEQAHVSEPTPMEQLASESNEKKEGK; encoded by the coding sequence ATGAAGAAGAGCAATACCAGCAACATGTTTCAGAAATATTCGGATTCCTCGTCAAGGAAAAGACGCCTCGTCAAGGATGAGATGCCGCTGATGACTACGTATGAACAGCGTTATAAGGGTCCGAGCATGAGCAGGGATCTGACGGAAGATAAGCCGAAGCAGACACTGGATGAGAAGATCGAAGCTCGAAAGAATCTCTCCAGACCCAAGAACGACGATATGCCCAAGCGTGTATCTGTCGAGATCGCAGGCCATAACTATCTTCTCGGAAGTACCGATGATATGAGTGAAGCCAGGATCAGAAGGATCGCTTCAACAGTAAATTCTATCCTTAATCAGGCTAAGGAGAATAATCCTTATCTCACTACAAGTAAGGTAACGACACTCGCTCTTCTTGATGCATGTGACAGACTTATAACGCTTCAGGACGAGAACAGCAATATGAAGACCGAGCTCATGTATCTTCAGCAGAAGCTCTCTCTCGAGGAGCAGGCACATGTATCTGAGCCTACACCTATGGAGCAGCTCGCTTCTGAGAGCAATGAGAAGAAGGAAGGTAAGTGA
- a CDS encoding Collagenase-like protease, PrtC family produces the protein MILMNRVELLAPAGSLPILKAAVDNGADAVYCGVNLYNARINADNLTLDDLREGCVYAHRRSTRVYLTLNTLINDDEINEACELACDAYNCSVDAILVQDLGLASEIHNKYPQIPLHASTQMNVYSINEFASLSEMGFERVVMPRELTLDEIRSRVRIAARHGIELEVFAHGAVCVCYSGLCLFSSMNKSGTRSGNRGLCAQPCRQEYTLLSSNVGEPQKLRKGHLLSPKDRCVIPYLTELLSSGIASLKIEGRMRDEAYVSAAVHAYRVLIDAYYDNILDEELVKSVNDSLLVSFNRGGSFTSQSLGGKKPSDLLSGEFVGKYGLRIGKLSSSDPKKGTITVRSANGSLIPSKGDYISIRDKGEEIASFPVGKVHEAPGSVTLKGLHPDMIKKLGSDLPVFLMSHDFVGSKGEKRRTEIDISFDSSESGILKANAKVCDGVFAGVFAETDCDIPSDYEGAPLDFDRIEKQMRKTGDTPFSVNEFFVVHGSLDVSCPISLINDLRRQLIEHLIAEIDYESSHNIGSVYDMFGDDNETASEPHYGEIKTLYYFPSFSTVRGDLRRDADMYAFSIYDLTFKKFRESIVDFIKSNDTKLVAVMPDLIHDPSSDRFTDTLRALKNALGDCFDAVIDCDPLSDDDIYSELGLKHYLSAGCNVYNASTFALLKDKADGITVSYEVDPDAAGDIISDNVSTPELSLLVHGGGFIPWMQSDFCAIGNNKQSCRMCLDRDVFTLDQGEGEKECRVITRPLDHTSAIYGPSKFNYDETDIEQIASRGYNVIQCFTEV, from the coding sequence GTGATCCTGATGAACAGAGTAGAATTATTAGCTCCTGCGGGATCTCTCCCGATACTCAAAGCGGCTGTAGATAACGGCGCTGATGCCGTATATTGCGGTGTTAATCTTTATAACGCAAGGATCAATGCGGATAACCTTACGCTCGATGACCTGCGAGAAGGTTGCGTATATGCCCACAGAAGGAGTACACGAGTATACCTGACTCTCAATACTCTTATAAATGATGACGAGATAAATGAAGCATGCGAGCTTGCATGTGATGCATATAACTGCAGTGTGGATGCTATCCTTGTTCAGGACCTGGGACTTGCTTCGGAGATACATAATAAGTATCCGCAGATCCCTCTTCATGCAAGCACACAGATGAATGTCTATTCGATAAATGAATTTGCTTCTCTGTCCGAAATGGGATTCGAGAGAGTAGTTATGCCTCGTGAGCTGACTCTTGATGAGATCAGATCCAGAGTCAGGATAGCTGCAAGACATGGGATTGAACTCGAAGTGTTTGCCCACGGAGCTGTATGTGTCTGCTATTCGGGTCTTTGCCTCTTCAGTTCTATGAATAAGAGCGGTACGAGAAGCGGTAACAGAGGCCTTTGTGCTCAGCCCTGCAGACAGGAGTATACACTTCTCTCATCTAATGTAGGTGAGCCTCAAAAGCTTCGTAAAGGACATCTGCTGTCGCCCAAGGATCGCTGTGTTATCCCTTATCTTACGGAGCTTCTTTCTTCAGGTATCGCGTCCTTAAAGATCGAAGGTCGAATGAGAGATGAAGCATATGTCTCTGCGGCAGTTCATGCTTATCGCGTTCTTATTGATGCGTATTACGACAATATCCTTGATGAAGAGCTCGTTAAGAGCGTTAATGACAGCCTTCTCGTTAGTTTCAACCGAGGCGGCAGCTTTACTTCACAGTCCTTAGGCGGTAAGAAGCCTTCAGATCTTCTTTCGGGAGAATTCGTAGGTAAGTATGGTCTTCGTATCGGAAAGCTTTCGTCCAGTGACCCTAAGAAGGGTACGATCACCGTAAGATCAGCCAACGGTTCTCTTATTCCATCCAAGGGCGATTATATTTCGATCAGAGATAAGGGTGAGGAGATCGCTTCATTCCCGGTGGGAAAAGTTCATGAAGCTCCCGGAAGCGTAACACTTAAGGGCCTTCATCCAGATATGATAAAGAAGCTCGGCAGCGATCTTCCCGTCTTCCTTATGAGCCATGATTTTGTCGGCTCCAAGGGCGAGAAGAGAAGGACTGAGATAGATATCTCTTTCGATAGCTCCGAATCAGGTATCCTAAAGGCTAATGCCAAGGTCTGTGACGGTGTCTTCGCAGGTGTATTCGCCGAGACTGACTGCGATATTCCATCCGATTATGAGGGCGCGCCCCTTGATTTTGACAGGATAGAAAAGCAGATGAGAAAGACCGGAGATACGCCTTTCTCCGTTAATGAGTTCTTTGTCGTTCACGGATCTTTAGACGTATCCTGTCCGATAAGTCTTATTAATGACTTAAGAAGGCAGCTGATCGAGCACCTTATCGCCGAGATCGATTATGAATCTTCTCATAATATCGGTTCGGTCTATGATATGTTCGGTGATGACAACGAAACTGCTTCTGAACCGCATTACGGTGAGATAAAGACGCTTTATTATTTCCCGTCTTTCAGTACCGTAAGAGGTGATCTCAGAAGAGATGCCGATATGTATGCATTCTCGATCTATGATCTGACTTTTAAGAAGTTCAGGGAGTCGATCGTAGATTTCATAAAGTCAAATGATACAAAGCTCGTAGCAGTCATGCCTGATCTTATCCATGATCCGTCTTCTGACAGATTTACAGACACATTAAGAGCTTTAAAGAACGCCCTCGGTGACTGTTTTGATGCTGTTATTGACTGTGATCCGTTATCCGACGACGATATCTACTCTGAACTCGGACTCAAGCATTATCTTTCGGCAGGATGTAATGTCTATAATGCTTCGACTTTTGCTCTTCTTAAGGATAAGGCTGACGGCATTACAGTTTCTTATGAGGTCGATCCCGACGCTGCAGGCGACATCATTTCGGATAATGTCAGTACGCCCGAGCTTTCGCTCCTCGTTCACGGAGGCGGTTTTATTCCCTGGATGCAGTCCGACTTCTGCGCCATCGGTAATAATAAGCAGAGTTGCAGGATGTGTCTTGATCGCGATGTATTTACTTTGGATCAGGGTGAAGGTGAGAAGGAGTGCCGTGTTATCACAAGGCCTCTTGATCATACATCAGCTATCTACGGTCCTTCGAAATTTAACTATGATGAAACTGATATAGAACAGATAGCCTCCCGCGGATATAACGTTATCCAGTGCTTTACAGAGGTATAA
- a CDS encoding Lysophospholipase, alpha-beta hydrolase superfamily, giving the protein MSKGFSGVDFENKIAHRGNRFIVRSALFLSIIAVILVFGIVLTVVSSNHLMNIEPSKVSNVPSNILPSYSTCSFESFDEQTTLSGWFFKCEDPITTIIVVHNSGSNRLPFGVNMIDMVELWLENDYNVFMFDLRNSGDSEGDITGYGYLEWQDVLGAIAQVKMISVTTDVVLYGIGSGTTACVMAYDQLPPPGLTEAELNNYSDDIISLGFDQSYIKGMIFDSPAKNSDDYISPVVRQNEFLGVITANLVPYAIRVSTGVSDSVNLAAEISRLPVPICIIYGGHDTFIGAEKISQIVDERNRLNSSITVYQMIPGAGYLESFNVGHDMYIDTVMRYLQSYFIKGQ; this is encoded by the coding sequence ATGAGTAAAGGATTCTCAGGAGTAGATTTCGAGAACAAGATCGCTCACAGAGGAAATCGTTTTATCGTACGAAGTGCTCTGTTTTTGAGTATCATTGCCGTAATCCTCGTATTCGGTATCGTTCTTACCGTAGTAAGTTCCAACCATCTCATGAATATCGAGCCGAGTAAGGTATCTAATGTTCCGTCCAATATCCTGCCTTCATATTCAACATGTAGCTTTGAATCATTTGACGAGCAGACGACTCTTTCGGGCTGGTTTTTTAAATGCGAGGACCCGATAACTACTATAATCGTCGTACATAATTCGGGATCGAACAGGTTGCCTTTCGGCGTCAACATGATCGATATGGTCGAGCTCTGGCTCGAAAATGACTATAACGTATTCATGTTCGATCTTAGAAATTCAGGCGACTCCGAAGGTGATATCACAGGTTACGGCTACCTTGAGTGGCAGGATGTATTGGGTGCGATAGCTCAGGTAAAGATGATCTCCGTTACGACGGATGTAGTTCTTTACGGCATCGGTTCAGGAACGACAGCCTGTGTCATGGCTTATGACCAGCTTCCGCCGCCGGGACTTACGGAGGCAGAGCTTAATAACTATTCCGATGACATAATCTCATTAGGCTTTGACCAGTCTTATATAAAGGGCATGATCTTTGATTCTCCCGCTAAGAACTCCGATGATTATATAAGCCCCGTAGTAAGGCAGAATGAGTTCCTCGGTGTAATTACCGCAAACCTCGTGCCTTATGCAATCAGGGTATCTACAGGTGTATCGGATTCTGTAAATCTTGCAGCTGAGATCTCCAGATTACCCGTACCGATCTGTATCATCTACGGCGGTCACGATACGTTTATCGGCGCTGAAAAGATATCTCAGATTGTTGACGAAAGAAACAGGCTCAATTCCAGTATAACCGTATACCAGATGATACCCGGTGCAGGTTATCTGGAGTCATTCAACGTAGGACATGACATGTATATCGATACGGTCATGCGTTATCTTCAGTCTTATTTCATCAAGGGGCAATAA
- a CDS encoding dimethyladenosine transferase produces the protein MNREDTLRYINEHEILPDKNFGQNFLCDEEIISDIVGLSGAAEGSKIIEIGPGLGALTDKFVEMGSDITAVEIDKRLNEHLIRRFEGKDIDIICSDYLKLDDYDAESFEYAVSNIPYYVMTPIMMKLMTDLTSCKKMTFMVEEAAISRISALPGSKQYGPLAVMCSCFGIIKKELVVPRSSFIPPPHTTSAVITLTREEGIPSPEFQDFIEKCFRERRKKITNSFPDIKETILSMGIKEDIRAEHITPETYRDIFRHYKASMI, from the coding sequence ATGAACAGAGAAGATACTTTAAGATATATCAACGAACATGAGATTCTGCCCGATAAGAACTTCGGGCAGAATTTTCTGTGTGATGAGGAGATCATCTCGGATATAGTCGGGCTCTCAGGAGCTGCAGAAGGCTCTAAGATAATCGAGATCGGCCCGGGGCTCGGAGCGCTGACTGATAAGTTCGTAGAGATGGGATCTGATATCACTGCGGTCGAGATCGACAAGAGGCTTAATGAGCATCTTATTAGGCGATTTGAGGGTAAGGATATCGATATTATCTGCAGCGATTACTTAAAGCTAGATGACTATGATGCGGAAAGCTTTGAATATGCGGTAAGTAATATCCCTTATTACGTTATGACGCCCATCATGATGAAGCTCATGACTGATCTTACTTCGTGTAAGAAGATGACATTTATGGTTGAAGAGGCTGCTATCAGCAGGATATCGGCATTACCCGGAAGCAAGCAGTATGGACCTTTAGCAGTCATGTGTTCATGCTTCGGAATCATAAAGAAAGAGCTTGTCGTTCCGAGGAGTTCTTTCATTCCGCCGCCTCATACGACATCGGCTGTAATTACTCTTACAAGGGAAGAGGGAATACCTTCACCCGAGTTTCAGGATTTCATCGAGAAATGCTTTCGAGAGAGACGTAAGAAGATAACTAACAGCTTCCCCGATATAAAAGAGACCATTTTGTCAATGGGTATCAAGGAAGATATAAGGGCAGAGCATATAACGCCCGAAACATACCGAGATATCTTTCGGCATTATAAGGCTTCAATGATATAA
- a CDS encoding magnesium transporter, which yields MLEIYSSQEKKHTANRQIYRVTEIEEIVNDSWINLYSPTEAEIAKVESEIQIPQEFLRYPLDEEERPRIDFDDDTGIVLVIIDVPYTRRENDIIKYETTPLGIILADKHIVTVSLRQTPILDHFIDNRIKDLYIPYRTRFTIQILYAVAREYLRLLRFIDKTLEVAESELAKEVSNNQLFKLLELSKSLVYFASSLKSNEAVLEKLMRGRTIKLYDEDEDLLEDVVIEYKQAHEMADIYSTIVSSTMDAYASIINNNVNDIMKILAAATICLTMPDLIGCFFGQNCPMPWDAEFADKPIPFIMLLAGCIASLVISAVILKRKRML from the coding sequence GTGCTGGAGATCTATTCATCACAGGAAAAGAAGCATACTGCCAATCGTCAGATCTATCGTGTAACAGAGATCGAAGAGATCGTTAATGACAGCTGGATCAATCTTTATTCACCCACAGAAGCAGAGATAGCAAAAGTCGAATCTGAGATACAGATACCTCAGGAGTTCTTAAGGTATCCTTTGGATGAAGAAGAGAGACCTCGTATCGACTTTGATGACGACACCGGTATTGTTCTTGTCATCATCGACGTTCCTTATACAAGAAGAGAAAATGACATCATTAAGTATGAGACTACTCCTTTGGGTATCATACTTGCTGATAAGCATATAGTTACGGTTTCACTCAGGCAGACACCGATCCTCGATCATTTCATCGATAACAGGATCAAGGATCTTTATATCCCTTACAGGACCAGATTTACAATTCAGATCCTGTACGCTGTTGCACGTGAGTACTTGAGACTCTTGCGCTTCATCGATAAGACATTGGAGGTCGCTGAGAGTGAGCTCGCAAAGGAAGTCAGTAATAATCAGCTCTTCAAGCTACTTGAATTGAGTAAATCCCTCGTTTACTTCGCTTCATCGTTGAAATCCAACGAAGCGGTGCTCGAGAAGCTCATGAGAGGCAGAACGATCAAGCTCTATGACGAGGATGAGGATCTTCTTGAAGATGTTGTCATCGAGTATAAGCAGGCTCACGAGATGGCTGATATCTATTCCACGATCGTCAGCAGTACGATGGATGCTTATGCTTCAATTATCAATAATAACGTTAACGACATAATGAAGATCTTAGCAGCTGCTACGATCTGTCTTACCATGCCTGACCTTATCGGATGTTTCTTCGGTCAGAACTGTCCTATGCCCTGGGATGCGGAATTCGCAGATAAGCCTATTCCTTTTATCATGCTCCTTGCAGGTTGCATAGCGAGTCTTGTCATCAGTGCCGTTATCCTCAAGAGGAAGAGGATGCTCTGA